One stretch of Centroberyx gerrardi isolate f3 chromosome 13, fCenGer3.hap1.cur.20231027, whole genome shotgun sequence DNA includes these proteins:
- the apol1 gene encoding apolipoprotein L1 translates to MERYDNLDLDLDCDGGGVAQKAAIFGGMFKRSSKSAEPSVQVQDNLSANSELSKSNDSLTENNNTKEKGGMFKGILKKSAKPAKEGTSTQATLSVQNTELSVSSDSLPDTNSSSKERTGVLGGILRRSPRPGHDRRPSQDNLSVDSELAASNDSLSENSNTKETGGIFSGMFKKSPKPSARTQSQDDLSAPSELSGSNDNLSENNNTKEKGGIFSGVFRKPKLLSAKSQDDLSADSELSASSDSLSEKTSKGGVMGKILKNPFHSSSQDKEKTEDSADSNEKIPSTEKPKAKQNGLSGIMKSTFFTDKQQEKSFDSDSEETLDNKESLPSNKQNKLAGAMTKLNPFRSANKYEKQTGSDDEDPPASSEKPSGHKQNVVLGAMSKLNPFRTANKKDTEETTEALKENEKQGEEKPKPVKSNMIQRERKERSETPSVPPRPTEEELKGTAAQDRLKQRGTEDIQDNKNMIPRERKGKSAETPQVPARPTEEELNRTARRGLQKKKDNQSDDEGLKEGESLLTEAREGEEVNATESKTTKVKKPKRHNPFMPRAAAKAASDDEGLKEDESSSKEEEGDKGKAEETRVKKPKKHNPFMPRIKRAAQNVQDGAAAENEGGNKSLFDQLEEFRIDPAEPEEDRDVEGLMEWWKTVEPWEDTPQDEDMTEKEEAKAFAVTAEKVQKGIRVFNKLFSERAESLWQHVIDLNSIADGLDKFNKNTKIAQITGGSTSAIGGVATIAGLALAPVTFGTSLIVTAVGLGVATAGGLTSAGAGISNQVNNSMDRKKVEKIVEDYQEKIADLNKCMMFIKQGIENLRKFDLMKMKKHAYNRDFPALNNIYEDGAMVGKAILINANEIMRVVQIANVAGSTAARAVQIASMATGVLTGLFVGMDIYFVAKDSKELKKGAKSEFAAKIREVAVQLHEGLVELNGIRDELQSTNSSEDTGDNTATSDNAKKEKDEKPDSSDEDEIDRIKKAIKKDIENREYV, encoded by the exons ATG GAGCGCTATGATAACCTGGATTTGGACTTGGACTGTGATGGAGGAGGCGTTGCT CAAAAGGCAGCGATATTCGGTGGGATGTTCAAAAGATCCTCCAAGTCTGCAGAACCGTCCGTCCAAGTCCAG gaCAATTTGTCAGCAAACAGTGAGCTTTCAAAGAGCAATGACAGTCtgactgaaaacaacaacactaag GAGAAAGGAGGCATGTTTAAAGGAATCCTGAAGAAGAGCGCCAAACCTGCCAAAGAAGGGACGTCTACTCAG GCAACCCTCTCTGtacaaaacactgaactgtCTGTCAGTAGTGACAGCTTACCTGACACCAACAGCTCATCTAAG GAGAGAACAGGTGTGCTGGGTGGGATCCTGAGACGATCACCCAGACCAGGACATGACCGGAGGCCTTCACAG gaTAATTTGTCAGTGGACAGTGAGCTCGCAGCCAGTAATGACAGTCTGTCAGAGAACAGCAACACTAAG gagacaggaggaataTTCAGTGGAATGTTTAAAAAATCCCCAAAGCCCTCAGCTAGGACCCAGTCTCAG gatgaTTTGTCTGCACCCAGTGAGCTCTCAGGCAGCAATGACAATCTTTCTGAGAATAACAACACTAAG GAGAAAGGAGGAATATTCAGTGGGGTATTCAGAAAACCTAAGCTGTTAAGTGCCAAGTCTCAG GATGACTTGTCTGCAGACAGCGAACTCTCTGCCAGCAGTGACAGTCTCTCAGAGAAGACTTCGAAG GGTGGAGTGATGGGGAAGATCCTGAAGAATCCATTCCACTCTTCATCTCAG GATAAGgagaagactgaagactcaGCAGACTCAAATGAAAAGATCCCTTCTACAGAGAAGCCCAAAGCCAAGCAG AACGGTTTGAGTGGGATTATGAAGAGCACGTTCTTCACTGACAAACAG CAGGAGAAGAGCTTCGACTCTGATAGTGAGGAGACGTTGGACAACAAAGAGAGCCTTCCTAGCAACAAACAg AATAAACTCGCTGGGGCGATGACAAAGCTGAATCCATTTCGCTCTGCAAACAAA TATGAGAAGCAAACCGGGTCAGATGATGAGGATCCACCTGCCAGCAGTGAGAAGCCATCAGGCCACAAACAG AACGTGGTGCTTGGAGCCATGTCCAAACTGAATCCATTTCGCACTGCAAATAAA aAGGATACAGAGGAGACGACAGAGGCGCTCAAGGAGAACGAGAAACAAGGGGAGGAGAAGCCAAAACCG GTCAAAAGCAATATGATCcagcgagagaggaaggaaagaagtgAAACGCCGTCAGTTCCACCCAGACCAACAGAGGAG GAGCTGAAGGGGACGGCTGCACAAGACAGACTAAAACAAAGAGGAACTGAGGATATTCAG GATAACAAGAACATGAtccccagagagagaaaggggaaatcTGCAGAAACTCCCCAGGTTCCTGCCAGGCCGACGGAGGAG GAGCTGAACAGAACAGCAAGACGTGGCCTGCAAAAGAAGAAGGACAATCAG TCAGATGATGAAGGCCTGAAAGAAGGCGAATCCCTCCTCACTGaggccagagagggagaggaggtcaACGCTACAGAGAGCAAAACA ACCAAGGTGAAAAAACCCAAGCGCCATAATCCATTTATGCCGCGTGCTGCAGCCAAG GCTGCGTCTGATGACGAGGGGCTGAAAGAAGACGAGTCTTCAtctaaggaggaggagggggacaaAGGCAAAGCGGAAGAG ACCAGAGTGAAGAAACCTAAGAAACACAATCCCTTCATGCCTCGGATTAAG agagcTGCACAGAACGTACAggatggagctgcagcagag AATGAAGGTGGAAATAAGTCCTTGTTTGACCAGTTGGAGGAATTCCGTATTGACCCAGCAGAGCCTGAAGAAGACAGG GATGTGGAGGGGCTCATGGAGTGGTGGAAAACAGTGGAAC CATGGGAGGACACGCCTCAAGATGAAGACATGACAGAAAAGGAAGAGGCCAA GGCGTTTGCTGTGACGGCGGAGAAGGTGCAGAAGGGCATCCGTGTCTTCAACAAGCTGTTCTCGGAGCGAGCCGAGAGCCTGTGGCAGCACGTCATCGACCTGAACTCCATCGCCGACGGCCTGGACAAATTCAACAAGAACACAAAGATCGCCCAAATCACTGGCGGCTCCACAAGCGCCATCGGGGGTGTGGCCACCATCGCTGGCCTGGCTCTAGCCCCTGTCACCTTTGGAACCTCCTTGATCGTCACGGCGGTGGGGCTGGGCGTGGCCACGGCGGGCGGTCTCACCTCGGCCGGCGCCGGCATCTCCAACCAGGTCAACAACTCCATGGACCGCAAGAAGGTGGAGAAGATCGTGGAGGACTACCAGGAGAAGATTGCCGACCTCAACAAGTGCATGATGTTCATCAAGCAGGGAATCGAGAACCTGCGCAAGTTCGacctgatgaagatgaagaagcaCGCCTACAACCGTGACTTCCCCGCGCTCAACAATATTTATGAGGACGGCGCCATGGTAGGCAAGGCCATCCTCATCAACGCTAATGAGATCATGCGTGTGGTGCAGATTGCCAATGTGGCAGGCAGCACAGCAGCCAGAGCGGTTCAGATCGCCAGCATGGCCACTGGCGTGCTCACTGGACTCTTTGTAGGAATGGACATCTACTTTGTGGCCAAAGACTCCAAAGAACTCAAGAAAGGGGCCAAGTCTGAGTTCGCTGCCAAAATCCGAGAGGTGGCCGTCCAGCTGCACGAGGGCCTGGTGGAGCTCAACGGGATACGAGACGAGCTTCAGTCCACCAACTCCTCAGAAGACACCGGTGACAACACGGCTACCTCGGACAATGCCAAGAAGGAGAAAGATGAGAAGCCTGACAGTTCAGATGAAGATGAAATTGACCGCATTAAAAAAGCCATCAAAAAGGATATTGAGAACCGGGAATATGTTTGA